The following coding sequences lie in one Megalodesulfovibrio gigas DSM 1382 = ATCC 19364 genomic window:
- a CDS encoding flagellin N-terminal helical domain-containing protein, whose translation MALSKAEQYLIYDTSLQMLQQDLLTNALFQNGSVGRSLRDMVLSRQPVQPLTNPYDEAITGSLRADSRTTMQNSRNVTEAASMVGIAEEGVAGIQSALEEMQGIIADINSGALDKTSTIVRDNYNDLKTKVLGYISNTEYNGIHMLDSTQWGTEQISSSGAVHVQAFKNGGFNVQFQAVDSLNFAGLSGADLANDTTRADQNALLSSLHSEVSAVQDMYASRQESLTYQAERLKSQSGLLDQAVEARRQTPTATVSDLLLDLVLKDSGSLLDQSS comes from the coding sequence ATGGCTCTCTCCAAAGCGGAACAGTATCTTATCTACGACACGTCCCTGCAGATGCTGCAGCAGGATCTGTTGACCAACGCGCTGTTCCAGAACGGGTCGGTGGGCCGCTCCCTGCGGGATATGGTCCTGTCCCGGCAGCCCGTGCAGCCCCTCACCAATCCGTATGACGAAGCCATCACCGGCAGCTTGCGCGCCGATTCCCGCACCACCATGCAGAATTCGCGCAACGTCACCGAGGCGGCCTCCATGGTCGGCATCGCCGAGGAGGGCGTGGCGGGCATCCAGAGCGCGCTGGAGGAGATGCAGGGCATTATTGCAGACATCAACTCGGGCGCGCTGGACAAGACCAGCACCATCGTCAGGGACAATTACAACGACCTGAAGACCAAGGTGCTCGGCTACATCAGCAATACCGAGTACAATGGCATCCACATGCTGGACAGCACCCAATGGGGCACCGAGCAGATCAGCTCCAGCGGTGCGGTGCATGTCCAGGCGTTCAAGAATGGCGGCTTCAACGTCCAGTTTCAGGCGGTCGACAGCCTGAATTTTGCCGGACTCTCGGGAGCCGACCTGGCCAACGACACCACCCGGGCCGATCAAAATGCCCTGCTGAGCAGCCTGCATTCCGAGGTGAGCGCCGTCCAGGACATGTACGCCTCCCGCCAGGAGAGCCTGACCTACCAGGCCGAGCGGCTCAAGTCCCAGTCCGGATTGCTGGACCAGGCCGTGGAGGCCCGCAGGCAGACGCCCACGGCCACGGTGTCGGATCTCTTGCTGGATCTGGTGCTCAAGGATTCGGGGTCGCTGCTGGATCAGTCGAGCTGA
- the truA gene encoding tRNA pseudouridine(38-40) synthase TruA, translated as MEQETRRLKLTLAYNGARFQGWQLQAPTLHGKPQRTIQGALEDAVQTVCETHLRVHGSSRTDAGVHALGQVCHLDIPAGKWRVDWQQALNGLLPREVQVLDAAWVDRAFHARFDAISKRYAYRFWLSRRYVLPQRRPYVWTTDPLDPARMDAAARHFVGEHDFAAFTNAGSDIKGTVRTVTRLERAPVCCNHELEHVWHIEATGFLKQMVRNIMGCLREVGRGKLDPDAVPELLAGRERTKAPCCAPAQGLTLEEIFFRQPLSSTDPAATPNP; from the coding sequence ATGGAACAGGAAACCCGCCGACTCAAACTCACCCTGGCCTACAACGGCGCCAGGTTTCAAGGCTGGCAGCTGCAGGCGCCCACCCTGCACGGCAAGCCGCAGCGCACCATACAGGGCGCACTGGAAGACGCGGTGCAGACGGTGTGCGAAACCCACCTTCGCGTCCACGGCTCCAGCCGCACCGATGCCGGCGTGCACGCCCTGGGGCAGGTCTGCCATCTGGACATCCCGGCCGGCAAATGGCGTGTGGATTGGCAACAGGCCCTGAACGGCCTGCTGCCCCGCGAAGTGCAGGTGCTGGATGCCGCCTGGGTGGACCGGGCCTTTCACGCCCGGTTCGATGCCATCTCCAAGCGCTACGCCTACCGCTTCTGGCTCTCGCGACGCTATGTGCTGCCCCAGCGCCGGCCCTACGTCTGGACCACCGATCCCCTGGACCCGGCGCGCATGGACGCCGCGGCCCGGCATTTTGTGGGCGAGCACGACTTTGCCGCCTTCACCAACGCCGGCAGCGACATCAAGGGCACCGTGCGCACGGTGACGCGGCTGGAGCGCGCACCAGTCTGTTGCAACCACGAGCTGGAGCACGTCTGGCACATCGAAGCCACGGGATTTCTGAAACAAATGGTGCGCAACATCATGGGATGCCTGCGGGAGGTCGGCCGCGGCAAGCTGGATCCGGACGCCGTGCCCGAACTGCTGGCCGGCCGGGAGCGGACCAAGGCCCCCTGCTGCGCCCCGGCCCAGGGCCTGACCCTGGAAGAAATCTTCTTCCGCCAGCCCCTCAGCTCGACTGATCCAGCAGCGACCCCGAATCCTTGA
- a CDS encoding MotE family protein → MRKKNSSRNASSSTKQQPSGTGQRISKVIHLLLLATVAKTAVLGSMLVPTAPPTSEPVSAVGVRASISHEFIAPAFAQQPQQPAAQSAGEQQADAMAGLRERREELERRELALKTLEQQLDAKLAQLQEMQGKVEQMLAEAKETRDAKLRHLIDVYTNMKAKQAAAVIETLNEDIAVKILAGMRGRQAGEILTYVQAEKAAKLSEQLTRMQVPF, encoded by the coding sequence ATGCGGAAGAAGAACAGCTCCAGGAACGCAAGCAGCTCGACGAAACAGCAACCATCCGGTACCGGCCAGCGGATTTCTAAGGTCATTCATCTGCTGTTGCTGGCCACCGTGGCCAAAACCGCCGTGCTCGGCAGCATGCTGGTGCCAACCGCCCCGCCCACCTCGGAGCCTGTTTCGGCTGTGGGCGTCCGGGCCAGCATCTCCCACGAATTCATCGCCCCGGCCTTTGCCCAGCAGCCGCAGCAACCTGCCGCGCAATCCGCAGGGGAGCAGCAGGCCGATGCCATGGCCGGCCTGCGGGAACGCCGCGAGGAGCTGGAACGCCGCGAGCTGGCCCTGAAAACCCTGGAGCAGCAGCTCGATGCCAAGCTGGCCCAGCTGCAGGAAATGCAGGGCAAAGTTGAGCAGATGCTCGCCGAAGCCAAGGAAACCCGCGACGCCAAGCTGCGCCACCTCATCGACGTGTACACCAACATGAAGGCCAAGCAGGCCGCCGCCGTCATCGAAACCCTCAATGAAGACATCGCCGTCAAAATTTTGGCTGGCATGCGCGGCAGGCAGGCTGGCGAAATCCTGACCTATGTGCAGGCGGAAAAGGCGGCCAAACTCTCCGAGCAGTTGACCAGGATGCAGGTGCCGTTCTAG
- the fliJ gene encoding flagellar export protein FliJ, with amino-acid sequence MAPFRFSLQRVLDIRQQQEEQARLEVAQAQTRYQRQVAVTEATRTRLTDHKEAWLKQCQQGVNKHEFWLNRTYAVSLERDVQAAEAEMLQLARELNAKRRVLVERAKATKLLEKLKLRQGMRHAEEEQLQERKQLDETATIRYRPADF; translated from the coding sequence GTGGCCCCATTTCGGTTTTCACTGCAACGCGTGCTGGACATCCGCCAGCAGCAGGAGGAGCAGGCCCGGCTGGAGGTCGCCCAGGCCCAGACCCGCTATCAGCGTCAGGTGGCGGTGACCGAGGCCACCAGAACCAGGTTGACCGATCACAAGGAAGCCTGGCTCAAGCAGTGCCAACAGGGCGTCAACAAACATGAATTCTGGTTGAATAGAACCTATGCCGTAAGCCTGGAACGCGATGTGCAAGCAGCCGAAGCAGAAATGCTTCAACTCGCCAGGGAGCTCAACGCAAAACGACGCGTGCTCGTTGAACGGGCCAAGGCCACAAAGCTATTGGAAAAACTGAAACTCCGGCAGGGAATGCGCCATGCGGAAGAAGAACAGCTCCAGGAACGCAAGCAGCTCGACGAAACAGCAACCATCCGGTACCGGCCAGCGGATTTCTAA
- a CDS encoding glycosyltransferase, with amino-acid sequence MHVWMLTWWGVAMLVFGLALAVLAGIWLLGRLTVPAGHPARAARHLPAWPARRPPRATLVVPMTGESPHMAPALASLLAQDYPEHEVVFVTQDEADPATALARRLSREHPHARHVLAGPAQVCGQKTHNQLAALATVDDTVRVFAFCDASHTAAPNFLASLLEPLLCGRARVAAGYHLVVPEDARLGTLGQAVVVLALHAFQTVPRLRQPWGGAMAMTRAAFDDLRVAALWGENVVDDVSLAARLVQRREPLAFAPAACLLTPLAQSWSGWTAWLTRQLAYPRFIMPGTWVGIGLGLFVLTGILCTAVLGGAGVLLGAVPAALGVPALGFLAGLLLVIRALAGLLPMRPPVWPWCVACGLALPLACWCFLRSAATRTMRWRHRAYVVGRGGRVERIVG; translated from the coding sequence ATGCATGTCTGGATGTTGACGTGGTGGGGAGTTGCGATGCTGGTGTTCGGCCTGGCCCTGGCCGTGCTGGCCGGGATCTGGCTGCTGGGCCGCCTGACGGTTCCCGCAGGCCATCCGGCCCGGGCGGCCAGGCATCTGCCGGCCTGGCCCGCACGCCGGCCGCCCCGTGCGACGCTTGTCGTCCCCATGACCGGAGAGTCTCCGCACATGGCGCCGGCCCTGGCCTCCCTGCTGGCCCAGGACTACCCGGAGCATGAAGTGGTATTCGTCACCCAGGACGAGGCCGATCCCGCCACGGCCCTGGCCCGGCGGCTCAGTCGGGAGCATCCCCACGCCCGGCACGTGCTGGCCGGCCCGGCCCAGGTCTGCGGCCAGAAGACCCATAACCAGCTCGCCGCCCTGGCCACGGTGGACGACACCGTGCGGGTCTTCGCCTTCTGCGACGCCTCCCACACGGCGGCGCCGAATTTTCTGGCCAGTCTGCTGGAACCCCTGCTGTGCGGGCGTGCCCGGGTGGCTGCGGGGTACCATCTGGTGGTCCCGGAAGATGCCCGCCTGGGCACGCTGGGCCAGGCCGTGGTGGTGCTGGCGCTGCACGCCTTCCAGACCGTGCCGCGGCTGCGCCAGCCCTGGGGCGGAGCCATGGCCATGACCCGCGCCGCCTTCGACGACCTGCGAGTGGCTGCCCTGTGGGGGGAGAATGTGGTGGACGACGTGTCCCTGGCGGCGCGGCTGGTGCAGCGCCGCGAGCCCCTGGCCTTTGCGCCGGCCGCCTGTCTGCTCACGCCGCTGGCGCAGTCCTGGAGCGGCTGGACAGCCTGGCTCACCCGACAACTGGCCTATCCGCGGTTCATCATGCCCGGCACCTGGGTGGGCATCGGCCTGGGCCTTTTCGTGCTGACGGGCATTCTCTGCACTGCCGTGCTGGGAGGGGCGGGCGTGCTGCTTGGCGCGGTCCCGGCGGCCCTTGGCGTGCCGGCGCTGGGATTTCTGGCCGGTCTGCTGCTGGTCATCCGCGCCCTGGCCGGCCTGCTGCCCATGCGGCCCCCGGTCTGGCCCTGGTGTGTGGCCTGCGGCTTGGCGCTGCCTCTGGCCTGCTGGTGTTTTCTGCGTTCCGCCGCCACCCGCACCATGCGCTGGCGGCATCGGGCCTATGTGGTCGGGCGCGGCGGCCGGGTGGAGCGGATTGTAGGGTAA
- a CDS encoding LysR family transcriptional regulator: MMELYQLRSFVAVAREGALTRAAEKVYASQSAVSGHIKSLEDELGVHLFRRTAKGMELTPAGRQLLDKAATILETAESLTREAASLRDEVRGVLRVSVNTDFSYLRLASIGRRLAARWPELEVHYLLTQSHLTPGLVQSGEVDLGFLFGNWSHKASEDMRFVELDTTPLRIIGPVDWTEQLAKADLQEIMHLPWITNPTTCPHFEVTRRVFAEHNLSPKVAGVTDSEDVLVELASQGMGVTVVKESDALTHAAAGRVCMWPHVFSTLPLSLAVLSQRMQEPAPKAFLDEAIAVWKEEAPATPHSSCAR, from the coding sequence ATGATGGAACTGTATCAACTGCGAAGCTTCGTGGCTGTGGCCCGGGAAGGCGCCCTCACCCGCGCGGCCGAGAAGGTGTATGCCAGCCAGTCTGCCGTCAGCGGGCACATCAAATCCCTGGAAGACGAGCTGGGCGTGCACCTGTTCCGGCGCACGGCCAAGGGCATGGAACTGACGCCGGCCGGCCGCCAGTTGTTGGACAAGGCCGCCACAATCCTGGAGACGGCGGAGTCCCTGACCCGGGAGGCAGCCTCCCTGCGGGACGAGGTGCGCGGCGTGCTGCGCGTGAGCGTGAACACAGATTTCAGCTACCTGCGTCTGGCTTCCATCGGCCGCCGGCTCGCGGCGCGCTGGCCGGAGCTGGAGGTGCATTATCTGCTCACACAATCGCACCTCACGCCGGGCCTGGTGCAATCCGGCGAGGTGGACCTGGGCTTTTTGTTCGGCAACTGGAGCCACAAGGCGTCCGAGGACATGCGTTTTGTGGAGCTGGACACCACGCCCCTGCGTATTATTGGTCCTGTGGACTGGACAGAGCAGCTGGCCAAGGCGGACCTGCAGGAGATCATGCACCTGCCATGGATCACCAACCCCACCACCTGCCCGCATTTTGAGGTGACGCGCCGCGTGTTCGCGGAGCACAACCTGTCGCCCAAGGTGGCCGGGGTCACGGATTCGGAAGATGTGCTGGTGGAGCTGGCCTCCCAGGGCATGGGCGTCACCGTGGTCAAGGAGTCGGACGCCCTCACGCATGCCGCGGCCGGGCGGGTGTGCATGTGGCCGCATGTGTTTTCCACCCTGCCCTTGTCTCTGGCGGTGCTCTCCCAACGCATGCAGGAGCCCGCGCCCAAGGCGTTCCTTGACGAAGCCATTGCCGTGTGGAAGGAAGAAGCGCCCGCCACGCCGCATTCTTCCTGCGCGCGGTAG
- a CDS encoding ABC transporter substrate-binding protein encodes MAWRLMWRRRSCAALLACMALFAVGAGCSPESADEFDPPLAPGVTTHAVRIGSSLALTGHASFLGLQTLQGANTLLLEVNEQGGVHGRQIELVAQDDGYDPPRCLMNTQHFLVEQNIFALFCYVGTPTTVKIIPLVQRARIPLIGMFTGAKDLREPFNRYIINVRASYYQETGAAVEHIVEQLGMRKIAIFYQYDAYGLDGLRGAELALLQYDAAPVAKSSYIRGTLQVEHGLERILESDAEAVIMIGTYEPCAKFIKLAKAAGKNLLFYNVSFVGAEELARLLGEAGEGVIVSQVVPPPELPESRELMHEVQTYMDLSSKHFPESPTSSVSLEGYLNALVLVDGLQRAGPNLTREGFIDAVESIRERRLGKNTAISFGKDDHQGLDAVYFTWIRNGRLNLITDWKEVRQVFKPQEDVVSFPAAAAVDVSDGNTTGGRPGETDAANASGGQ; translated from the coding sequence GTGGCGTGGCGCTTGATGTGGCGCCGGCGCAGCTGCGCGGCCCTGCTTGCGTGCATGGCCCTGTTCGCCGTCGGGGCTGGTTGTTCCCCCGAATCTGCCGATGAGTTTGATCCACCCCTTGCGCCGGGTGTCACCACGCATGCGGTGCGCATCGGGTCTTCCCTGGCCCTCACCGGCCATGCCAGCTTTCTGGGCCTGCAGACGCTGCAGGGAGCCAATACGCTGCTGCTGGAGGTCAACGAGCAGGGCGGCGTGCATGGCCGGCAGATTGAGCTGGTGGCCCAGGATGACGGCTACGATCCGCCGCGCTGTCTCATGAACACCCAGCACTTTCTGGTGGAGCAGAACATCTTTGCCCTGTTCTGCTACGTGGGCACCCCCACCACGGTGAAGATTATCCCCCTGGTGCAGCGGGCGCGCATTCCCCTCATCGGCATGTTCACCGGCGCAAAGGATTTGCGCGAGCCATTCAACCGGTACATCATCAACGTCCGCGCTTCCTATTACCAGGAGACCGGCGCCGCGGTGGAGCACATCGTGGAGCAGCTGGGCATGCGCAAGATTGCCATCTTCTATCAGTACGACGCCTATGGCCTGGACGGCCTGCGCGGCGCAGAGCTGGCGTTGCTGCAGTACGACGCCGCACCCGTGGCGAAGAGTTCGTACATCCGCGGCACGCTGCAGGTGGAGCACGGGCTGGAGCGTATTTTGGAGTCCGACGCCGAAGCCGTGATCATGATCGGCACGTACGAGCCCTGCGCCAAGTTCATCAAACTGGCCAAGGCCGCGGGCAAGAATCTGCTGTTTTACAACGTGTCCTTCGTGGGCGCGGAGGAACTGGCCCGGCTGCTGGGCGAGGCAGGGGAGGGCGTCATCGTCAGCCAGGTGGTGCCGCCGCCGGAGCTGCCGGAATCCCGCGAGCTGATGCACGAGGTGCAGACGTACATGGATCTCTCCAGCAAGCACTTTCCCGAATCGCCCACCAGCTCGGTGAGTCTGGAAGGCTATCTCAATGCCCTGGTGCTGGTGGACGGGCTGCAGCGGGCCGGGCCGAATCTCACCCGCGAAGGCTTCATCGATGCTGTGGAAAGCATCCGTGAACGCCGGCTGGGCAAGAATACGGCCATCAGTTTTGGCAAGGATGACCATCAAGGCCTGGACGCCGTGTACTTCACCTGGATTCGCAACGGCAGGCTCAACCTCATCACGGACTGGAAAGAGGTGCGCCAGGTGTTCAAACCGCAGGAGGACGTCGTGTCCTTCCCCGCTGCCGCGGCGGTGGATGTATCGGATGGCAATACAACCGGCGGTCGGCCCGGCGAGACAGATGCCGCCAACGCCAGCGGAGGGCAGTGA